The following coding sequences lie in one Sesamum indicum cultivar Zhongzhi No. 13 linkage group LG9, S_indicum_v1.0, whole genome shotgun sequence genomic window:
- the LOC105170479 gene encoding uncharacterized protein LOC105170479 yields MLASTTLNLGSLGSQLLNSPTHKPHNPFLLPATKPFLKSSNPIGSSCWKLTTSVRTAVAAVDSSDPTEKEVDEAGSKEYHFVVANAKFMLDEEEHFKELLSERLRNYAERNKEQDFWLVIEPKFLDKFPNITKRLKRPAVALVSTNGPWIKYMKLRLDRVLQESFEAESLEEALASNPVNLEFEKPEKWTAPYPKYEYGWWEPFLPSKTSKV; encoded by the exons ATGTTAGCTTCTACTACTCTAAATCTTGGCTCTTTGGGTAGCCAGCTGCTGAATTCCCCCACCCACAAACCCCACAACCCGTTCCTACTTCCAGCTACAAAACCTTTCTTGAAATCTTCAAATCCCATTGGCAGCAGCTGCTGGAAACTGACCACCTCTGTAAGAACAGCAGTGGCCGCGGTTGATTCCTCTGATCCCACTGAAAAG GAGGTAGACGAAGCTGGGAGCAAGGAGTATCATTTTGTAGTTGCCAATGCTAAGTTTATGTTGGACGAGGAGGAGCATTTCAAGGAGCTGTTGTCTGAGCGCCTGAGGAATTATGCGGAGCGCAACAAGGAGCAGGATTTCTGGCTTGTAATTGAGCCCAAGTTCTTGGACAAGTTTCCCAACATTACCAAGAGACTCAAGAGGCCTGCTGTTGCTCTTGTTTCGACTAACGGACCTTGGATCAA GTATATGAAGTTAAGACTAGATCGAGTTCTGCAAGAGAGCTTTGAAGCTGAAAGTCTAGAAGAAGCTTTGGCTTCCAATCCGGTTAATCTCGAGTTTGAAAAGCCGGAGAAGTGGACCGCTCCTTATCCCAAGTATGAATATGGGTGGTGGGAGCCTTTCCTTCCCTCTAAGACATCAAAGGTATGA
- the LOC105170480 gene encoding 50S ribosomal protein L17, chloroplastic, producing MASVSTWNLSSLRASLPSISAHPSGPSGYFRNGSHPSGLRLSRPKSGPRPLNSFVGLAPLNPLINLSSAQGSTSFEHSFMGIDNGSRFFAMRHGRKVPKLNRPPDQRRALLRGLTTQLLKYGRIKTTRARASAMRKYVDKMITLAKDGSLHKRRQALGFIYEKQIVHALFAEVPERYGDREGGYTRIIRTLPRRGDNAPMAYIELV from the exons ATGGCGTCTGTTTCTACATGGAATTTGTCTTCGCTTCGGGCCAGCCTCCCTTCCATTAGCGCCCATCCTTCGGGCCCTTCTGGGTACTTTCGAAACGGGAGCCACCCTTCCGGGCTCAGGCTGTCCAGGCCCAAATCCGGCCCGAGGCCTCTCAACTCTTTTGTGGGTCTCGCTCCTTTGAACCCCCTCATTAACCTCTCTTCAGCTCAAG GTTCTACGAGTTTTGAGCATAGTTTCATGGGGATCGACAATGGGAGCCGATTTTTTGCCATGAGGCATGGAAGAAAAGTGCCAAAACTTAACAGACCGCCAGACCAGCGGCGGGCTCTGTTACGGGGCCTGACAACTCAGCTTCTCAAGTATGGTCGCATAAAGACCACGAGAGCTCGAGCTAGTGCAATGAGGAAATACGTCGACAAAATGATTACGCTGGCTAAGGATGGCTCTCTGCACAAGAGAAGACAAGCCCTTGGTTTTATCTATGAAAAGCAAATAGTCCATGCATTGTTTGCTGAGGTTCCAGAGAGGTATGGTGACAGAGAAGGAGGCTATACTAGGATAATCAGAACTTTGCCGAGGCGGGGGGATAATGCACCGATGGCTTACATCGAGCTCGTCTGA